In Sphingobacterium zeae, one genomic interval encodes:
- a CDS encoding purple acid phosphatase family protein, translating to MKIKHTLLVIGVCCTLFEAKSQTANAYKQPERITLTWSDDPSHTQSVSWRVNADRTKIIGQVVEEQRNPELEAKAISVQGIGVSLEQGQQADTYGQVTFRDLKPGTVYAYRVGDGTIWSAWNQFRTAENSGAFSFIYLGDAQNDLRSRWARAIRRAFQQEANARFIVHAGDLINRSNADEEWAEWHEAAGFIHQLIPAVPTPGNHEYRRDSLGKLVLDPHWNVQFNLPKNGPKDMQDAVYYLDYQDLRIISLNSQLIMLDSTAAGVQEKWLENVLSSSPKKWNIVVMHHPVYSTAKNRDNTILRERFKPIFEKYGVDLVLQGHDHTYARGGLGKKRPIYVLSVAGPKMYESNSERWMDRATSQTQLYQVIKLNNNKLYFSSYMLNGQLFDSFEMSKK from the coding sequence ATGAAAATAAAACATACTCTACTTGTCATCGGCGTTTGCTGTACTTTATTTGAAGCAAAAAGCCAAACCGCCAACGCGTATAAACAGCCAGAACGGATTACATTGACCTGGTCCGATGATCCCAGCCACACGCAGTCTGTTTCGTGGCGTGTCAATGCCGATAGGACCAAAATTATTGGTCAGGTTGTTGAAGAACAGCGTAATCCTGAACTTGAAGCAAAAGCGATTTCAGTACAGGGAATAGGAGTGTCTCTCGAGCAAGGGCAACAAGCCGATACCTATGGACAGGTAACCTTTCGTGACCTGAAACCCGGAACGGTCTATGCCTATCGGGTAGGAGATGGCACCATTTGGAGTGCCTGGAACCAATTCAGAACTGCGGAGAATTCTGGCGCCTTTTCGTTTATCTATTTGGGCGATGCGCAGAATGACCTACGGTCACGATGGGCACGTGCCATCCGTCGTGCTTTTCAACAGGAGGCGAATGCGCGCTTTATTGTTCATGCCGGCGACCTGATCAATCGCTCGAATGCCGACGAAGAATGGGCAGAATGGCATGAGGCCGCAGGATTTATACATCAGCTAATTCCGGCTGTCCCAACACCAGGGAATCACGAGTACCGCCGCGACTCGCTTGGCAAACTGGTATTGGATCCGCATTGGAACGTACAGTTCAACTTGCCTAAGAATGGTCCTAAGGATATGCAGGATGCTGTTTATTATTTGGATTATCAGGATCTGCGAATCATTTCCCTAAATTCTCAATTGATCATGCTAGATTCCACCGCGGCAGGGGTACAGGAAAAATGGCTGGAAAATGTGTTGTCATCATCACCAAAAAAATGGAACATTGTTGTCATGCACCATCCCGTATACTCTACGGCTAAAAATCGTGACAATACCATTCTGAGAGAACGTTTTAAACCTATTTTTGAGAAATATGGAGTGGATTTGGTTCTTCAGGGACATGATCATACCTATGCACGCGGAGGGCTTGGTAAAAAGCGTCCTATTTACGTTTTATCCGTCGCTGGACCGAAAATGTATGAGTCAAATTCCGAACGCTGGATGGATCGCGCAACCTCACAGACGCAACTCTATCAGGTCATTAAACTGAATAACAATAAGCTGTATTTTTCAAGCTACATGCTGAATGGTCAGCTGTTTGATTCTTTTGAAATGTCTAAAAAATAA
- a CDS encoding glycerophosphodiester phosphodiesterase family protein, protein MKKILFSTVLLGMIVSVTTVVYGQSADLIKKLNQKSVHIAAHRGAHLKQPENSIAAIEEAIRQGASVVEVDVRASKDGVLVLMHDKTVNRTTTGQGEVAKHTYAELQKLHLRNQAHGGESEHVIPTLSEALRVAKGKILVDLDFKEDRKEFVKTTYTLIEQEGMEDQVLFFLYDYKDMPKTYKLNPTITLFPRARSMADLVAILKMRLTTVVHLDESFIETEELNQLREQGIYFWMNSLGEYDDRAAKDGSMAYRSFLERYPFVRLIQTDQPGLWREVL, encoded by the coding sequence ATGAAAAAGATTTTATTTTCTACTGTCTTACTGGGTATGATAGTGAGTGTGACCACAGTCGTATATGGTCAATCGGCTGATTTGATTAAAAAGTTAAATCAAAAAAGTGTTCACATTGCAGCGCACCGGGGCGCTCATTTAAAACAGCCAGAAAACTCTATTGCTGCGATTGAAGAGGCCATTCGGCAAGGAGCTTCCGTCGTAGAGGTCGATGTACGGGCCAGCAAAGACGGTGTACTGGTACTGATGCATGATAAAACAGTGAACCGTACGACAACGGGACAAGGAGAGGTCGCCAAACATACCTATGCTGAGCTTCAAAAGCTCCACTTACGCAACCAAGCCCATGGAGGCGAATCGGAACATGTGATTCCGACCTTATCAGAAGCTTTGCGTGTAGCAAAGGGGAAAATCCTTGTTGATCTGGATTTTAAAGAAGATCGTAAAGAATTTGTCAAGACAACTTATACCCTTATTGAACAGGAGGGGATGGAAGACCAGGTATTGTTTTTCCTTTACGATTACAAAGACATGCCGAAGACGTACAAACTCAATCCCACGATCACACTGTTCCCCAGAGCACGTAGCATGGCTGACCTAGTGGCTATACTCAAGATGAGATTAACGACGGTTGTCCACCTTGATGAGTCGTTTATAGAAACTGAAGAACTAAACCAGCTGCGCGAACAGGGCATTTATTTTTGGATGAATAGTTTGGGGGAATATGACGATCGAGCGGCGAAGGACGGAAGCATGGCTTATCGGTCTTTCTTGGAAAGATATCCGTTTGTGCGGCTCATTCAGACCGACCAGCCAGGTCTGTGGCGTGAAGTGCTCTAA
- a CDS encoding glycoside hydrolase family 3 N-terminal domain-containing protein, giving the protein MKVRILLLAAMGALLCPPLQAQQFPYKNRSLPTEKRVSDLLGRMTVEEKVGQLSKLLGWEMYTKDGKQITISNKLRKAAKEQHIGLLWATLRADPWTQKTLLNGLSPVEAARATNAIQRYMVDSTRLGIPLLLSEEAPHGHMAIGATVFPTAIGQASTWNPQLIQDMASTIAKETYAVGGKNGYGPVLDLARDPRWSRTEETYGEDPYLIGQMGTAMIRGFQGEKLGQRDKIIGTLKHFVAYAAPDGGHNGESVSFGERSLRQYFLPPFERAVKSGAGSVMTAYNSIDGIPCSANPWLLKDVLRKDWGFTGFVVSDLLSISGLNGGHATAATGEDAASQSIHAGLDVDLSGTGYGANLLKAVQQGLVESAVLDTAVARVLRMKFNLGLFDQPYVDEKLVAQKVATPQNKMIARQVARESIVLLKNDQQLLPLSKSLNRIAVIGPNADNAYNQLGDYTAPQADGKIQTLLMGIRSAVGKSTKIDYVKGCAIRDTSNSDIAGAVAAAKEADAVILVLGGSSARDFKTSYQATGAANVDPNTVSDMESGEGFDRVSLDMMGDQIKLMQAIQATGKPVVLVTIMGRPLNLNWAAEHVPAIVNAWYPGQEGGLAIADVLFGDYNPAGRLPISVPRSVGQLPVHYNHTKPKHHDYVEMSASPLYPFGYGLSYSSFEYSNLQISLNESAHDFTCTVSFDVANTGKLAGDEVAQLYVVDEVSSVVTPVMQLKRFERRNITAGKKENYVFQLTKEDLKLWNAGNEWKTEKGRFKLLVGASSNDIRLKGETVLTKDY; this is encoded by the coding sequence ATGAAAGTCCGTATACTACTTTTGGCCGCAATGGGAGCATTGCTCTGTCCACCACTTCAAGCCCAACAATTTCCGTATAAAAACCGTAGTTTGCCTACCGAAAAGAGGGTAAGTGATCTATTGGGAAGAATGACTGTGGAGGAGAAGGTCGGGCAGTTGAGTAAATTGCTTGGCTGGGAAATGTATACGAAAGATGGAAAGCAGATAACGATTAGCAATAAACTACGGAAAGCAGCAAAAGAGCAGCATATTGGGTTATTGTGGGCGACATTGCGCGCTGACCCTTGGACACAGAAAACCTTATTGAATGGTCTGAGTCCGGTAGAAGCCGCGCGTGCTACAAATGCGATCCAACGTTATATGGTGGATAGTACACGACTGGGGATTCCGTTGTTATTGTCTGAGGAGGCGCCGCACGGACATATGGCTATAGGTGCAACCGTTTTCCCTACTGCTATTGGGCAAGCGAGTACCTGGAATCCGCAGTTGATTCAGGATATGGCATCGACGATCGCTAAGGAGACCTATGCAGTGGGCGGTAAAAACGGATACGGTCCTGTGCTTGATTTAGCGCGAGATCCCCGTTGGTCGCGTACGGAAGAAACCTATGGTGAGGATCCGTACCTGATTGGACAGATGGGAACTGCGATGATCCGTGGCTTTCAGGGCGAGAAGTTAGGGCAGCGCGATAAAATAATAGGTACATTAAAGCATTTTGTCGCCTACGCTGCTCCAGATGGGGGACACAATGGCGAGTCTGTGTCATTTGGCGAGCGTAGCCTCCGGCAATATTTTCTTCCGCCTTTTGAGCGTGCTGTAAAGTCAGGCGCTGGGTCGGTCATGACCGCATATAATAGTATCGACGGTATTCCGTGTTCAGCTAATCCTTGGCTGCTAAAAGACGTTCTACGTAAAGACTGGGGATTTACTGGTTTTGTTGTGTCGGATTTATTGAGCATATCGGGGCTCAACGGCGGTCACGCTACTGCTGCTACTGGTGAAGATGCTGCTTCGCAAAGTATTCATGCGGGACTGGATGTTGATTTAAGCGGAACTGGTTATGGTGCAAATTTGCTCAAGGCTGTACAGCAAGGGCTTGTTGAATCTGCTGTTCTCGATACGGCAGTTGCCCGTGTATTGCGGATGAAGTTCAATCTTGGCCTTTTTGATCAACCTTATGTGGATGAGAAATTAGTTGCTCAAAAAGTCGCTACACCACAAAATAAAATGATTGCGAGGCAAGTAGCCCGCGAGTCGATTGTTTTGCTAAAAAATGATCAGCAACTCTTACCGTTGAGTAAATCGTTGAATCGAATAGCTGTGATAGGACCGAATGCCGACAATGCCTATAACCAGCTGGGCGATTATACCGCGCCACAGGCCGACGGTAAAATTCAGACCCTACTAATGGGAATCCGGTCTGCGGTTGGTAAAAGTACCAAAATTGATTATGTTAAAGGCTGTGCAATACGGGATACGAGTAATTCGGATATCGCTGGCGCCGTAGCAGCTGCTAAAGAGGCCGATGCGGTAATTTTAGTTTTAGGAGGTTCAAGCGCACGTGATTTCAAAACCTCCTATCAGGCAACCGGAGCAGCCAATGTGGACCCCAATACCGTGAGTGATATGGAGAGTGGAGAGGGCTTTGACCGCGTTTCGCTAGATATGATGGGCGATCAGATCAAATTGATGCAGGCAATACAGGCAACAGGAAAACCCGTTGTACTTGTAACAATTATGGGGAGACCATTAAACTTGAATTGGGCAGCGGAACATGTACCTGCGATTGTGAACGCTTGGTATCCAGGACAAGAAGGAGGCTTGGCTATTGCCGATGTCTTGTTTGGCGACTACAATCCGGCAGGAAGATTACCGATTTCAGTACCTCGGTCAGTTGGGCAGCTACCAGTACATTACAATCATACAAAACCCAAACATCACGACTATGTAGAAATGTCGGCCAGTCCATTGTATCCATTTGGCTATGGATTGAGCTACAGCAGTTTTGAGTACTCCAATTTACAGATTTCTTTGAATGAGTCTGCGCATGATTTTACCTGTACCGTGTCGTTTGATGTTGCGAATACGGGAAAATTAGCTGGCGATGAAGTTGCTCAGTTATATGTTGTGGACGAGGTTAGTTCGGTTGTGACACCTGTGATGCAATTGAAGCGTTTTGAGCGTCGAAATATTACAGCAGGGAAGAAAGAAAACTATGTTTTTCAATTGACTAAGGAGGACCTCAAACTTTGGAATGCAGGTAATGAATGGAAGACAGAAAAAGGCAGGTTTAAACTTTTGGTCGGCGCATCTTCGAATGATATCCGACTGAAGGGAGAAACGGTTTTAACAAAGGATTATTAA